The proteins below are encoded in one region of Campylobacter helveticus:
- the radA gene encoding DNA repair protein RadA: MAKNKLVFECKACGNQQSKWLGKCPECGAWDSFVELKAEQVAILKELSKKINTQSEAICIEDVELENFTRISTEDVELDLVLGGGLVEGSLILIGGSPGVGKSTLLLKIASNLARKNKKVLYVSGEESKTQIKLRADRLEANSPNLFLLTELCFENIIEELRKQDYEFLIIDSIQTLYTSKIASAAGSITQVRELTFELMRISKMKNISTFIIGHITKDGAIAGPRVLEHMVDVVLYFEGDATKEIRLLRGFKNRFGNTSEVGIFEMSSQGLISAKNLASRFFSRTKASAGSALSVVMEGSRALVLEIQALVCESSYPKRSATGYEKNRLDMLLALLERKLEIPLGHYDVFINVSGGVKISETAADLAVVAAIISSFKNRPLSKDSVFIGELSLNGEIREVFNLDVRLKEAKMQNFKNAIIPSKALENSGLKCFVAKEISQVLEWM; this comes from the coding sequence ATGGCAAAAAATAAACTCGTTTTCGAATGCAAAGCTTGTGGAAATCAGCAAAGTAAATGGCTGGGAAAATGTCCGGAATGTGGAGCTTGGGACAGCTTTGTAGAATTAAAAGCTGAACAAGTTGCTATCCTAAAAGAACTTTCTAAAAAGATAAACACGCAAAGCGAGGCGATTTGTATCGAAGATGTGGAGCTTGAAAATTTCACGCGTATAAGCACGGAAGATGTGGAGCTTGACCTTGTTTTGGGCGGTGGGCTTGTGGAGGGTTCGCTTATCTTAATAGGCGGAAGTCCGGGCGTTGGCAAATCCACACTTTTGCTCAAAATCGCCTCAAATTTAGCGCGTAAAAACAAAAAAGTTTTATATGTTAGTGGAGAAGAAAGCAAAACGCAAATTAAACTAAGAGCCGATAGACTTGAAGCAAATAGTCCAAATTTATTTCTTTTAACCGAGCTTTGTTTTGAAAATATCATCGAAGAATTACGCAAACAAGACTATGAATTTTTAATCATCGATTCCATTCAAACACTTTATACCTCAAAAATCGCCTCCGCCGCAGGTTCAATCACCCAAGTAAGAGAGCTTACCTTTGAACTTATGCGGATTAGCAAGATGAAAAATATCAGCACCTTCATCATAGGACACATTACAAAAGACGGAGCTATCGCAGGTCCTAGAGTTTTGGAACATATGGTTGATGTGGTGCTTTATTTCGAAGGCGATGCCACTAAAGAAATAAGACTTTTAAGAGGCTTTAAAAATCGCTTTGGAAACACAAGTGAAGTGGGAATTTTTGAAATGAGTTCGCAAGGCTTAATCTCAGCAAAAAATTTAGCAAGTCGCTTTTTTTCACGCACAAAAGCAAGTGCTGGAAGTGCGCTTAGTGTCGTGATGGAGGGAAGCCGTGCGCTTGTGCTTGAAATTCAAGCCTTAGTATGTGAGAGTTCTTATCCTAAAAGAAGTGCCACAGGCTATGAGAAAAACCGCCTTGATATGCTCTTAGCACTATTAGAACGCAAACTTGAAATCCCTTTGGGACATTATGATGTTTTTATCAATGTTAGCGGAGGGGTTAAAATCAGCGAAACGGCGGCGGATTTAGCAGTCGTCGCAGCAATCATCTCAAGCTTTAAAAACCGCCCTTTAAGTAAAGATAGCGTTTTTATAGGAGAGCTTAGCTTAAATGGCGAAATTAGAGAGGTTTTTAACCTTGATGTGCGTTTAAAAGAGGCTAAAATGCAAAATTTCAAAAACGCCATCATACCAAGCAAAGCTCTAGAAAATTCTGGTTTAAAATGCTTCGTGGCAAAAGAAATTTCACAAGTTTTAGAATGGATGTAA